A window of Euwallacea fornicatus isolate EFF26 chromosome 13, ASM4011564v1, whole genome shotgun sequence contains these coding sequences:
- the CycA gene encoding cyclin-A1, with amino-acid sequence MATVRIHQDRENQLPQARSKLAAGSDGGNQKRSVLGQLNIGNVENTSEACRNKQTFGKSKTIKCKENHVLKKENSHQVLRERVVEPDTLKNIVNPIIPVAQFEAFKVYEDSTYEDKCARIDERLKAKSTCNIYKGTEEKFVTKTEVAEMERLGLIPKPSPLSPMSIEKSFEIDCKENISQLAKSDDENGDFFAVTEYFPEIYQYLRAHEMRNRAKSGYMKKQPDVTASMRTILVDWLVEVAEEYKLHTETLYLAVNYIDRFLSYMSVVRAKLQLVGTAAMFLASKYEEIYPPDIGEFVYITDDTYTKRQVVRMEHLVVKVLGFDLSAATPLTFVTAMCTINKIEEKTKFLALYLCELSMLEGERYLEFLPSQLSASALILAQLALEQTVWPVDFANNTGYKVSDLTQCLHFLYQVFLSAPSRPQHAIQDKYKSQKYLHVSQTVAPPINQFLALKM; translated from the exons ATGGCGACAGTCAGAATCCACCAGGATCGGGAAAACCAGTTGCCTCAAGCCAGGAGCAAACTGGCTGCGGGCAGTGATGGAGGGAACCAGAAAAGGTCCGTTTTAGGGCAGTTGAATATCGGCAATGTCGAAAATACTTCTGAAGCTTGTAGAAATAAGCAG ACCTTTGGTAAATCAAAGACTATAAAATGCAAGGAAAATCATGTCCTAAAGAAAGAGAACAGCCACCAGGTTCTTAGAGAGCGAGTTGTAGAGCCAGACactctaaaaaatattgtcaatCCTATTATTCCTGTGGCCCAATTTGAGGCTTTTAAAGTATATGAGGACTCCACCTATGAAGACAAATGTGCCAGGATTGATGAGAGACTTAAAGCTAAGAGCACCTGCAATATATATAAAG GAACTGAAGAAAAGTTTGTCACCAAAACTGAGGTGGCTGAAATGGAACGTTTGGGACTTATTCCTAAACCATCACCACTGAGCCCTATGAGTATTGAGAAATCTTTTGAAATTGACTGTAAAGAAAACATCTCCCAGTTGGCCAAAAGTGATGATGAGAATGGGGACTTTTTTGCGGTCACTGAGTACTTCCCAGAAATTTATCAGTATTTGAGGGCTCATGAGATGCGGAATCGGGCTAAGTCTGGTTATATGAAGAAACAACCTGATGTCACTGCTTCTATGCGTACAATATTGGTCGATTGGCTTGTGGAAGTAGCGGAAGAATATAAATTGCATACGGAAACTTTATATCTGGCTGTAAACTACATTGACCGATTCCTTAGTTATATGTCGGTGGTGAGAGCTAAGCTTCAACTTGTGGGCACTGCGGCCATGTTTTTAGCTTCGAAATACGAAGAAATTTATCCTCCGGATATTGGGGAGTTTGTTTACATTACGGACGACACATATACAAAGAGACAAGTGGTCCGCATGGAACATCTCGTGGTAAAGGTGCTGGGATTTGATTTGTCTGCGGCTACGCCTCTGACTTTTGTCACTGCTATGTGCACCATTAACAAAATTGAGGAAAAGACTAAGTTCTTGGCTTTG TACCTTTGTGAACTATCCATGCTTGAAGGAGAAAGGTATCTAGAGTTTTTGCCCAGCCAGCTCTCAGCCAGTGCTTTAATTTTGGCCCAGCTCGCTTTAGAACAGACTGTATGGCCTGTGGATTTTGCCAACAACACTGGCTACAAAGTGTCCGATTTGACTCAATGTCTTCATTTCCTGTACCAAGTTTTTCTTTCT GCTCCGTCTCGACCACAACACGCCATCCAAGACAAATATAAGTCTCAGAAATACCTACATGTGTCCCAGACCGTCGCTCCACCCATTAATCAATTCTTAGCTTTAAAGATGTAA